From the genome of Candidatus Roizmanbacteria bacterium, one region includes:
- a CDS encoding 50S ribosomal protein L29 → MKKEVTKITQKTEIELHKELAQLRKEIIKSELESKMAPQKDTNTNMKKRKQIAVILTVLNQKSSNRGSTSGQK, encoded by the coding sequence ATGAAAAAAGAAGTTACAAAAATTACACAAAAGACGGAAATAGAGCTTCATAAAGAGCTAGCTCAGTTGCGTAAAGAAATTATTAAATCAGAACTTGAGAGCAAAATGGCTCCTCAAAAAGACACAAATACAAACATGAAAAAACGAAAACAGATAGCAGTTATTTTAACAGTTTTGAATCAAAAATCCTCCAATAGAGGATCGACCTCAGGTCAAAAATAA
- the rplP gene encoding 50S ribosomal protein L16 yields MLAPKRQKYRKQFRGTWRRIAVKGGDLNFGSTGLKSIEAAWIKDREIESCRVVLARATRKAGKFWVRIFPDKPFTKKPPEVTMGSGKGDVSHFVASVTPGRMLFEIDGLPETEAREVFRVVSSKLSVNTKFIAKE; encoded by the coding sequence ATGTTAGCCCCAAAACGACAAAAATATCGAAAGCAGTTTAGAGGAACGTGGAGAAGAATCGCCGTCAAGGGTGGAGATCTTAACTTTGGTTCAACTGGTTTAAAGTCAATCGAGGCAGCGTGGATCAAAGATCGAGAGATAGAGTCTTGTAGAGTTGTATTGGCACGGGCAACACGAAAAGCAGGAAAATTTTGGGTTCGGATTTTTCCTGATAAGCCATTTACGAAAAAACCCCCAGAGGTAACGATGGGATCTGGAAAAGGAGACGTCTCACATTTTGTTGCATCCGTTACGCCGGGAAGAATGCTGTTTGAAATAGATGGGTTACCTGAAACAGAGGCTCGAGAAGTTTTTAGAGTTGTGTCATCAAAACTTTCAGTAAATACAAAGTTTATTGCAAAAGAATAA
- the rpsC gene encoding 30S ribosomal protein S3 — MGQKVNPKGLRTGVIYNWDSRWFFSKRKQFKDTLISDIKIRETIYEKFTFASVTSVIIERAINKITVIIYAVKPGMIIGRGGKGLEDVKKVIMQYLNESKTKKNKETKVDLRIEPVKKPYLSSRYVAQTIAEKLVKNFPHRGVVHNTMSRVMESGAKGIKIQLGGRIQGAEISRREKYFLGTVPTSTIREDVDFIAYPALTKSGYIGVKVWICK, encoded by the coding sequence ATGGGACAAAAAGTTAATCCAAAAGGTTTACGAACAGGGGTTATTTATAACTGGGATTCCAGATGGTTTTTTAGTAAAAGGAAACAGTTTAAAGACACCCTCATCTCTGACATAAAAATTAGAGAAACTATTTATGAGAAGTTTACTTTTGCTTCAGTTACCAGCGTCATTATTGAAAGAGCGATCAATAAAATTACTGTCATTATATATGCGGTCAAACCAGGAATGATAATCGGTCGTGGAGGTAAGGGACTTGAGGATGTAAAAAAGGTAATAATGCAGTACTTAAACGAATCTAAAACTAAGAAAAATAAGGAAACGAAAGTAGATCTAAGAATTGAACCGGTAAAGAAACCTTATCTTAGTTCTCGATATGTTGCGCAGACAATTGCAGAAAAATTAGTGAAAAACTTTCCTCATAGGGGTGTGGTTCACAACACGATGAGTAGAGTTATGGAGTCGGGAGCAAAGGGAATTAAGATTCAGTTAGGTGGAAGAATTCAGGGAGCCGAAATTTCTAGACGAGAGAAGTACTTCTTGGGAACCGTTCCCACCTCTACAATTCGAGAAGACGTTGACTTTATAGCATACCCAGCATTGACAAAATCAGGTTATATCGGAGTTAAGGTTTGGATCTGTAAATAA
- the rplV gene encoding 50S ribosomal protein L22, with protein MSDFKVYIKNVKISPKKLRFLVSNVKKQSPVQAVHTLMYTQKKGATFLRKAISSALSNAKNTMNIDSGLLQFKSVAIEEGLRLKRFRAGSKGMAKPFRHEYSHIKLVLTTGDNTDKSIKSVKSIKSETEPVETEVKKTELKEVKSTKLKVKNATKEPKAEK; from the coding sequence ATGAGTGATTTTAAGGTCTATATAAAAAACGTTAAGATTTCACCAAAAAAATTGAGATTTTTAGTGAGTAACGTGAAGAAGCAGAGCCCAGTACAGGCTGTTCATACACTTATGTATACACAAAAAAAGGGCGCAACTTTCTTAAGAAAAGCAATTAGTTCAGCCCTTTCCAATGCTAAGAACACTATGAATATTGATTCAGGTTTGTTACAATTTAAGTCTGTCGCAATTGAGGAAGGACTTCGACTTAAGAGATTTAGAGCTGGCTCGAAAGGAATGGCCAAGCCTTTTAGGCATGAATATTCTCATATTAAGTTGGTTTTAACCACAGGAGATAATACTGACAAGTCAATAAAGTCCGTAAAGTCTATAAAGTCGGAGACAGAGCCCGTGGAGACTGAAGTAAAAAAGACGGAGCTAAAAGAAGTTAAAAGTACAAAGTTAAAAGTTAAAAATGCAACCAAAGAACCAAAAGCAGAAAAATAA
- the rplB gene encoding 50S ribosomal protein L2, translating to MKPAKHLIEILKKHSGRDATGSISVRHQGGRHKRYYRIIDFKRDKFDVVGTVLTVEYDPNRNSRISLVEYADGEKRYILQPKDLKVGDKVISSDNPEMMTGNAAPLRNIPIGTGVHNIELRPGQGGKMVRGAGGTAIVVAKDESYAQIKLPSGSIRLFLLDCRATVGMVGNIEHKDELIGTAGRKRRMGIRPTVRGVAQDPRSHPHGGGEGKSGEGMHPKTPWGKSARGTRTRPKVKWSNRYIVKRRSI from the coding sequence ATGAAACCAGCGAAACATCTAATAGAAATTCTTAAGAAGCACTCAGGAAGAGACGCGACCGGGTCGATCTCGGTACGTCATCAGGGTGGTAGACATAAACGTTACTATCGTATTATTGATTTTAAGAGAGATAAATTTGATGTTGTTGGTACTGTATTGACAGTAGAGTACGATCCAAATAGAAATTCCAGAATTAGTCTTGTTGAGTACGCGGACGGTGAAAAAAGATACATACTTCAACCTAAAGATCTTAAGGTTGGAGATAAGGTTATTTCATCAGATAATCCAGAAATGATGACTGGAAACGCCGCGCCTTTAAGGAACATCCCAATTGGTACCGGAGTCCACAATATCGAGCTTCGACCTGGACAGGGTGGAAAGATGGTGCGTGGTGCAGGAGGAACAGCAATCGTTGTTGCTAAGGATGAGAGCTACGCACAGATAAAGTTACCTTCCGGTTCAATCAGACTGTTTTTGCTGGACTGTAGAGCAACAGTAGGAATGGTAGGAAACATTGAGCATAAAGATGAGCTCATTGGAACAGCTGGAAGAAAGAGAAGAATGGGTATTAGACCAACGGTCCGAGGAGTTGCTCAAGATCCAAGAAGCCATCCACATGGTGGAGGAGAAGGTAAGTCTGGAGAAGGTATGCATCCAAAGACGCCTTGGGGTAAGTCAGCAAGAGGAACGAGAACTCGTCCAAAGGTTAAGTGGAGTAACCGTTATATTGTTAAAAGAAGAAGTATATAA
- a CDS encoding 50S ribosomal protein L23: MKQTLIQPLITEKSTQLTKSKVYTFVVDSYANKHAVKQTVELVYGVKVSAVRVSVRKGKEQRVGKKMQTLKKPDYKIALVTLKEGEIDIFPKA; encoded by the coding sequence ATGAAACAAACCCTAATTCAGCCACTTATTACCGAAAAATCAACGCAGTTAACCAAATCAAAGGTTTATACGTTTGTTGTTGATTCTTACGCAAATAAGCACGCAGTAAAGCAAACAGTAGAATTGGTCTATGGAGTTAAGGTTTCTGCAGTTCGAGTCTCTGTCCGAAAAGGAAAAGAGCAACGAGTAGGAAAAAAAATGCAAACATTGAAGAAGCCAGATTACAAAATCGCATTAGTAACCTTAAAAGAAGGTGAAATTGATATATTTCCAAAAGCGTAA
- the rplD gene encoding 50S ribosomal protein L4, which yields MATIEKTKTATTNSAKTAVAKKTTAPKPASSSLTLGLIDKLGKEVGSMQLPKELFGGKVNDALMQQYVHIYLTNQRQGTVSTKTRSEVRGSTRKIYRQKGTGRARHGAKKAPIFVGGGITFGPKPRIFALSMNKKQKKLALVSALSYSLKEKKISGVLDTVLGMEPKTKNFAKFLKDSGLADKGVLFIMPGEKTQAFMRASRNIQSASSIEAKSLNAYEILRARKIVLFESTIKTLVDHFYPPVQQVQGKKTT from the coding sequence ATGGCAACTATAGAAAAGACAAAAACAGCGACAACCAATTCAGCAAAAACCGCAGTGGCTAAAAAAACAACTGCGCCAAAGCCAGCATCATCTAGTCTGACTCTTGGCCTCATCGATAAGTTGGGAAAAGAGGTGGGATCGATGCAACTTCCTAAAGAGTTGTTTGGTGGTAAGGTAAATGACGCACTGATGCAGCAGTACGTGCACATCTATCTTACAAATCAACGTCAAGGGACGGTCTCCACAAAGACTAGAAGTGAGGTTAGAGGATCAACAAGAAAAATTTATCGACAGAAAGGAACCGGACGGGCAAGACATGGAGCGAAGAAGGCTCCTATTTTTGTTGGAGGAGGCATAACCTTTGGACCAAAACCAAGAATCTTCGCTCTTTCAATGAATAAGAAGCAGAAAAAGCTTGCCTTAGTAAGCGCACTTTCTTACTCTCTCAAGGAGAAAAAGATAAGTGGAGTTCTGGATACTGTTCTTGGAATGGAACCGAAGACCAAGAACTTTGCAAAGTTTCTTAAAGATTCAGGTTTAGCAGACAAAGGAGTTCTCTTTATTATGCCGGGAGAAAAAACTCAGGCATTTATGAGGGCCTCTCGAAACATTCAGTCTGCGTCCTCAATTGAGGCAAAGTCGCTCAATGCATACGAAATATTACGCGCTAGAAAGATCGTACTTTTCGAGTCGACAATAAAGACATTAGTTGATCATTTCTATCCACCCGTTCAGCAAGTTCAGGGTAAAAAAACAACATGA
- a CDS encoding 50S ribosomal protein L3, whose translation MSGYILGEKAHQSQQFTSDGVRVPTTTIKSASCYCIGLTDTSIKLGFGRGKNVKKPQVGELKKAGIETPLRFFREIKLNKLKDASIADENGKKTLTLGEFKIVVGDQIKPNAIFKEGELVTVTGISKGKGFQGVVKRHGFAGGPKTHGQSDRWRAPGSIGQTTTPGRVDKGKRMAGRMGNDRVSVKGLMVMGVSDDQIIVKGLIPGARTALISIVSNS comes from the coding sequence ATGTCAGGATATATTCTTGGCGAGAAAGCTCACCAATCTCAACAATTCACCTCTGATGGTGTTCGTGTTCCAACAACAACCATTAAGTCCGCTTCATGCTACTGCATTGGTCTGACAGATACCTCAATTAAGCTAGGCTTCGGTCGTGGTAAAAACGTCAAAAAACCACAGGTCGGAGAACTTAAAAAGGCGGGGATAGAGACCCCGCTTCGTTTTTTTAGAGAAATCAAGCTGAACAAATTGAAAGACGCTTCAATCGCTGATGAAAATGGTAAAAAAACCTTAACTCTCGGAGAATTCAAAATAGTTGTAGGAGATCAGATCAAGCCAAACGCAATCTTTAAAGAAGGAGAGCTTGTGACTGTTACCGGAATCTCAAAAGGTAAAGGATTTCAGGGCGTAGTTAAAAGGCATGGTTTTGCCGGAGGTCCGAAGACTCATGGTCAGTCAGATAGATGGAGAGCTCCTGGATCAATCGGACAGACCACTACTCCTGGACGAGTTGATAAAGGAAAAAGAATGGCTGGGAGAATGGGAAATGACCGAGTCAGTGTAAAGGGATTAATGGTGATGGGAGTTTCCGATGACCAAATAATTGTGAAAGGTCTGATTCCCGGAGCGAGAACTGCATTAATTAGTATTGTTTCAAACTCATAA
- the rpsJ gene encoding 30S ribosomal protein S10, with translation MPKGRIRIKLKSYDHRLIDDTCQKIVDTAIKTGASIIGPIPLPTKKEVFVVNKSPFIDKDAREHFGMQTHKRILDIEGPTNQTIDSLMHLELPAGVGRGELR, from the coding sequence ATGCCCAAAGGACGTATTCGTATCAAACTAAAGTCTTATGATCATCGATTAATCGATGACACCTGTCAGAAGATAGTGGACACCGCTATCAAGACGGGTGCCTCGATTATTGGTCCGATACCTCTTCCAACGAAGAAGGAGGTATTCGTGGTCAATAAGTCGCCATTTATTGATAAGGATGCTCGTGAACACTTTGGGATGCAGACTCATAAGCGAATTCTTGATATCGAAGGTCCCACTAATCAAACCATTGATTCTCTCATGCATCTTGAACTTCCAGCCGGCGTAGGAAGAGGTGAGTTGAGGTGA
- the tuf gene encoding elongation factor Tu has product MAEGVFQRNKPHLNIGTIGHVDHGKTTTTSAIHFVLSKKGLAKAMKYEEIDKAPEEKARGVTINIHHSEYETLKRHYAHIDAPGHADYIKNMITGAAQMDGAILVVSAPDGPMPQTREHILLAKQVNVPAIVVYLNKCDMVQDKEILELVEMEVRDLLKKYGYPGDEVPVIKGSSVKALEGDADATKAIEDLMQAVDDYVPDPVRDIDKPFLMPVEDVFTIMGRGTVVTGRVERGVLKVNEEVEIVGLSKSGKKTVVTGIEMFRKSLDEARAGDNTGLLLRGIEKTDVQRGQVIAKPGTVTPHTEFEAEIYVLTKEEGGRHSPFFKGYRPQFYIRTTDVTGEVTLPEGVEMVMPGDSIKISAKLIYPVAMEDGLKFAIREGGHTVGAGVVTKVTK; this is encoded by the coding sequence ATGGCAGAAGGTGTTTTTCAAAGAAACAAACCTCATTTGAACATTGGTACTATTGGTCACGTTGATCATGGTAAGACCACAACCACATCAGCAATTCACTTCGTCCTTTCGAAAAAAGGTCTTGCAAAGGCGATGAAGTATGAAGAGATTGATAAAGCTCCAGAGGAAAAAGCTCGTGGAGTTACAATTAACATTCATCACTCTGAGTATGAGACCTTAAAGCGTCACTATGCACACATAGATGCTCCAGGTCATGCTGATTATATTAAGAACATGATCACAGGTGCCGCTCAGATGGACGGTGCAATTTTAGTTGTATCTGCTCCTGACGGTCCAATGCCTCAGACACGAGAGCATATTCTTCTTGCAAAACAGGTAAACGTTCCTGCAATTGTCGTTTACTTAAATAAGTGCGACATGGTTCAGGATAAAGAAATTCTCGAACTCGTCGAGATGGAAGTCCGAGACCTTTTGAAGAAGTACGGATATCCAGGTGATGAAGTACCTGTTATTAAGGGATCATCTGTTAAAGCTCTTGAAGGAGATGCTGATGCAACCAAGGCCATTGAAGACCTTATGCAGGCAGTGGATGACTATGTTCCTGATCCAGTACGAGACATCGATAAGCCATTCTTAATGCCTGTCGAAGACGTCTTTACCATCATGGGTCGCGGAACAGTCGTAACCGGACGTGTAGAGAGAGGTGTTTTGAAGGTCAATGAAGAGGTGGAGATTGTCGGACTTTCCAAGAGTGGAAAGAAGACTGTTGTAACCGGAATCGAGATGTTCAGAAAGTCTCTTGATGAGGCACGAGCAGGTGACAACACAGGCTTACTTCTTAGAGGTATTGAGAAGACCGACGTCCAAAGAGGGCAGGTCATCGCAAAACCAGGAACAGTTACTCCTCACACTGAGTTTGAGGCTGAGATCTACGTTCTTACAAAAGAAGAAGGTGGACGACACAGCCCATTCTTTAAGGGTTATCGACCTCAGTTCTACATCAGAACAACTGATGTAACGGGAGAAGTCACCCTACCAGAAGGAGTAGAGATGGTTATGCCTGGAGACAGCATCAAGATCTCAGCAAAGCTGATCTACCCAGTCGCTATGGAAGATGGTCTTAAGTTCGCTATTCGCGAAGGTGGCCACACAGTCGGCGCTGGAGTCGTAACTAAAGTCACCAAGTAA
- a CDS encoding UvrD-helicase domain-containing protein — MLNADQKKAVQNIKGPLLIIAGAGTGKTTTIIEKIAFLIEKKKVKPENILGLTFTEKASNEMEERIDQRLPFGYFQLNISTFHSFCDQVLRSESSHIGISPLYRLLSEAETVMFLRENLFLFKLKYFRPLGNPNKFLDALLQHFSRLRDEDISPAQYLAWAKSPKGRSPSGGKNKEKMTKEEREKNLELATAFDTFQTIKQRENVFDYADLIYYTLELFRKRPHVLKRFQKQYEHILVDEFQDTNIAQYSLIKLLATPNKKPNLTVVGDDSQAIYKFRGASVSNILAFMKDYKGAKQITLRNNYAQLRLILDRAYKLIKHNDLRHSRGKASNL; from the coding sequence ATGCTTAACGCCGATCAGAAAAAAGCGGTTCAAAACATTAAGGGACCACTACTTATAATCGCCGGTGCAGGCACGGGGAAAACTACAACTATAATAGAGAAGATAGCCTTTCTAATTGAGAAGAAGAAAGTAAAACCGGAAAATATTCTTGGACTAACCTTCACCGAGAAAGCCTCAAACGAAATGGAGGAACGTATCGATCAACGACTCCCCTTTGGTTACTTTCAGCTAAATATATCTACGTTTCACTCATTTTGCGATCAGGTACTTCGAAGTGAAAGTTCTCACATCGGAATTTCGCCTCTATACAGACTACTTTCAGAAGCAGAGACCGTTATGTTTCTGCGAGAGAATCTTTTTTTATTCAAACTTAAGTACTTTCGTCCTTTAGGAAATCCCAATAAATTTCTCGATGCTCTTCTTCAACATTTCTCGAGACTCCGAGATGAGGATATTTCGCCAGCTCAGTACCTAGCATGGGCAAAGTCGCCCAAAGGGCGATCCCCCTCTGGGGGAAAGAATAAGGAAAAAATGACAAAAGAAGAGCGTGAAAAAAATCTTGAGCTTGCAACTGCCTTTGACACTTTTCAGACAATCAAACAAAGAGAAAATGTCTTCGACTATGCCGATCTTATTTACTATACGCTAGAGCTTTTTCGAAAGCGGCCCCACGTACTCAAACGCTTTCAAAAACAGTATGAACATATTTTGGTAGACGAGTTCCAGGATACAAATATCGCACAGTATTCGCTAATTAAACTTCTCGCAACGCCAAACAAGAAACCTAACTTAACGGTGGTCGGCGACGACTCACAGGCTATCTATAAATTTCGTGGCGCCTCTGTTTCGAACATTCTTGCATTCATGAAGGACTATAAAGGCGCAAAGCAGATAACACTGAGAAATAATTACGCTCAACTCAGACTCATTCTTGATAGAGCTTATAAGCTCATCAAACATAACGACCTGAGACACTCTCGAGGCAAAGCTTCGAATCTCTAA
- a CDS encoding glycosyltransferase family 2 protein: MSDRIAQSRFFNRLFHVIVPILAWLLITLPVWLSPFHPAIVAYFILSFNIYFFYKSAATVYYAVLSYKTIGFHQKISYSSKLKKIEKAKNIHHFIVIPNYKEQLHKLDESLTLLAKMDYPHRKPSIVLAFESREAEAKSKAQALIAKHKKSFSSILQTYHELLPGEAAGKASNQSYSCRQVEKHCNDEGISLRDTIITIADADSMFPKNYFSYLTYEFLKDTENLYHFYWAPVLLYNNFWQLPFFMRMQATLSSIFRLAFLSQGKKLIQISTYSTSLWMLKELDYWDTDIIPEDWHIYFQAFFKFGERVKTLPLFTIINADAVYSGGVFKTLVNRYEQEKRWAWGVSDIGYALTNSFKDVSIPTMTKVRKVLYLVETHLLWPTSFFILTVSALIPPLINPVFKRTVLGFLLPQFSSFVLTLSTSFLLVYTYLDIKLRKKLNQHTSASSLPFMIIQWYLLPIVSFVLSSLPALDAHTRMIFGKKLDYKVTEKV, from the coding sequence ATGTCTGATCGGATTGCTCAGTCGCGCTTTTTCAACCGCTTATTCCATGTCATCGTTCCTATTTTGGCTTGGCTTCTCATTACCTTACCGGTTTGGCTCTCACCCTTTCACCCAGCAATTGTTGCCTATTTTATTCTTTCTTTCAACATCTACTTTTTTTATAAATCTGCGGCTACGGTCTACTATGCTGTGCTTTCCTACAAAACCATAGGATTCCATCAAAAGATCTCATATAGTTCTAAACTTAAGAAAATCGAAAAAGCAAAAAACATTCATCATTTTATCGTTATCCCGAACTACAAGGAGCAACTACACAAACTCGATGAGTCGCTGACATTACTAGCAAAGATGGACTATCCTCACAGGAAGCCTTCCATTGTTCTTGCATTTGAGTCACGTGAAGCGGAAGCTAAATCTAAGGCTCAAGCACTTATCGCAAAGCATAAAAAATCTTTCTCGAGCATACTCCAGACTTATCATGAATTACTCCCGGGAGAAGCAGCCGGAAAAGCAAGTAATCAATCATATTCGTGCAGACAGGTTGAGAAGCACTGTAATGACGAAGGAATTTCACTCCGAGACACCATAATTACTATTGCAGACGCTGACAGTATGTTTCCAAAAAATTACTTTTCGTATCTAACGTACGAGTTTCTTAAAGATACCGAGAACCTCTACCACTTCTACTGGGCTCCAGTACTTCTTTACAACAACTTTTGGCAACTTCCATTCTTTATGCGAATGCAGGCAACTTTGTCATCGATCTTTCGACTTGCATTTTTATCTCAAGGAAAAAAACTTATTCAGATCTCTACCTACTCAACGAGTCTCTGGATGTTAAAAGAACTTGATTACTGGGATACTGACATCATTCCTGAAGACTGGCACATTTACTTCCAGGCTTTTTTTAAGTTTGGAGAACGCGTGAAAACTCTACCGCTCTTCACGATCATTAATGCTGATGCTGTTTATTCGGGAGGAGTTTTTAAAACCTTGGTGAATAGATATGAACAGGAAAAAAGATGGGCATGGGGAGTGAGTGATATTGGGTATGCTCTCACAAACAGTTTTAAAGATGTTTCGATCCCAACCATGACAAAGGTCAGAAAAGTACTATACCTTGTCGAAACCCATCTACTATGGCCCACCTCATTTTTTATTCTGACAGTAAGCGCGCTCATTCCTCCTCTGATTAACCCCGTATTCAAGCGAACGGTTCTTGGATTTTTACTGCCTCAGTTTTCAAGCTTTGTACTCACTCTCTCAACCTCATTCCTATTGGTCTATACCTACCTAGACATCAAGTTGAGAAAAAAATTGAATCAACACACATCGGCATCATCACTACCGTTTATGATTATTCAGTGGTATCTACTACCAATTGTTTCATTTGTGCTTTCTTCACTTCCCGCCTTGGATGCGCATACTCGAATGATATTTGGAAAGAAACTCGACTATAAAGTGACAGAAAAGGTTTAA
- a CDS encoding serine hydroxymethyltransferase codes for MKHLPKIDPEIAQLIKSEEKRQESTLMMIPSENVASYAVEEAVGSAFGNKYSEGYPNRRYYQGQEFADKLESLVIERAKKLFKVAHVNVQALSGSPANFAVYTALLKPGATIMGLSLSSGGHLTHGARFNASSIYFNAVNYNVRPDGYIDYEALKKQAKKVKPDIIIAGTTAYARILNWKKFAEIADSIGALLLADMSHISGLVATGVYPSPVPFVHVVTTTTHKTLRGPRGALIMVTNKGLKKDPDMSTKIDKAIIPGIQGGPHLNTIAGIGVTLKEASSKKFVTYSKQILKNAKVLASELIKYDFSLVTGGTDSHLMLVDCRNKKILGNTAALACEASGIILNYNGVPFDPNPPFYPSGIRLGTPGITSRGMKEPEMRKIASYIDETLTAVAKTKKRLNITDEQERKRDIRKSLIDQTPELKEIKKQVESLCKRFPLNKVYPI; via the coding sequence ATGAAACATCTCCCGAAGATTGATCCAGAAATAGCCCAACTTATTAAGAGCGAGGAAAAAAGACAAGAATCAACGCTCATGATGATCCCTTCTGAAAACGTCGCATCCTATGCGGTTGAGGAGGCGGTCGGATCCGCTTTTGGAAATAAGTATTCTGAAGGGTATCCGAATAGACGATATTATCAAGGTCAGGAATTTGCAGATAAACTCGAGTCATTAGTCATAGAAAGAGCCAAGAAACTTTTTAAAGTAGCCCATGTAAATGTCCAGGCATTGTCTGGCTCTCCAGCCAACTTCGCCGTCTATACCGCTCTTCTGAAACCTGGGGCAACCATCATGGGACTTTCATTAAGCTCAGGAGGCCACCTCACTCATGGAGCTAGATTTAACGCAAGCAGTATTTACTTCAACGCAGTTAATTACAATGTTCGACCAGATGGTTACATCGACTACGAGGCTCTAAAGAAGCAAGCAAAAAAAGTTAAACCAGACATTATTATCGCTGGCACAACGGCATACGCTCGAATTCTTAACTGGAAAAAATTTGCAGAAATTGCAGATAGCATCGGAGCATTGCTCTTGGCGGATATGTCGCATATCTCGGGACTAGTTGCTACTGGGGTATATCCTTCCCCAGTACCATTCGTCCACGTTGTGACGACTACCACTCACAAGACGCTTCGTGGTCCACGAGGAGCCCTCATCATGGTTACTAACAAAGGACTTAAAAAAGATCCGGATATGTCGACTAAAATTGACAAAGCTATAATTCCTGGGATTCAAGGAGGACCACACCTTAACACGATCGCTGGAATTGGCGTAACTTTAAAAGAGGCAAGCTCAAAAAAGTTTGTTACCTACTCTAAACAGATTCTTAAAAACGCAAAGGTGCTCGCCTCTGAGTTAATCAAGTATGACTTTTCATTAGTTACTGGAGGTACCGACTCCCACCTGATGCTTGTAGACTGTCGAAATAAAAAAATCCTTGGCAACACTGCAGCGCTTGCCTGTGAGGCCTCCGGAATTATTCTCAACTACAACGGAGTACCATTTGATCCTAATCCCCCATTTTACCCTTCTGGAATTCGTCTTGGGACACCAGGGATAACCAGTAGAGGAATGAAGGAACCAGAAATGAGGAAGATTGCATCATATATCGACGAAACTCTTACTGCTGTAGCAAAAACAAAAAAACGTCTTAACATCACCGATGAACAGGAACGCAAACGAGATATTCGTAAATCCCTGATTGACCAAACACCAGAGCTCAAGGAAATAAAAAAGCAAGTAGAGTCCTTATGTAAGCGTTTTCCTCTAAATAAGGTCTACCCGATATGA